GCGACGGCATTACGATGTTCGGGCGTTTCGTCATCGATCTCGGCCGCGTCGTGCGGCACCCTGTGCGCGCACCGTGGCTGGAAATCTCCGCCAATATCTATAGCGCTGGCACCAGGGCGCTCGGCATCACGGCGCTCGTCGCGTTCCTGATCGGCATCGTGCTGTCGTATCTGTCGGCGCAGCAATTGAAGCTGTACGGCGCGAGCACGTTCATCGTCAACATTCTCGGCCTGTCCGTGATCCGTGAACTGGGCCCGGTGCTTTCCGCGATTCTGGTCGCCGGCCGCTCGGGTTCCGCCATCACGGCGCAGTTGGGCGTCATGCGAGTGACCGAAGAGCTCGATGCGATGCGCGTGATGGACATTCCGCATGGACTGAGGCTCGTACTGCCGAAAGTCATTGCGCTGGCGATCGCCATGCCGCTGCTGGTCATGTGGACGAACATCGTCGCGCTGCTCGGCGGTGCGCTCGCCGCGAAGTACGAGCTCGGCATCGGGCTGCATTACTTCTTCGCCACGCTGCCCAATGCGGTGCGCATCGCGAACCTGTGGATCGGGCTTGGCAAGGGTGTCGTCTTCGGCATGCTGATCGCGCTCGTGGCCTGCCACTTCGGCATGCGTGTCAAACCGAACACGCAGAGCCTGGGGGAAGGCACGACGCAATCGGTGGTCACGGCGATCACGGTGGTGATTCTGGCCGACGCCGTCTTCGCCATCCTGTTCCGCAACGTGGGGATCGGCTGATGAGCGAGTCCACGGTGCCTCAACTGTCGCAATCGGCAGCATCCATGGCCACGGCTTCTGTTTCCACCGCCCCTCTGTCCGACGACATGCGCGCCTCGGCCATCGGCTGCCCGCCGGTGTCGTCGACGTTGCCTGGCGAAGCGCAGCCGGTGATCGAAGTGCGCGACCTTACCAAGCGCTATGGCACGCACACGATCCACGATCACCTCGATCTCACCGTGGGGCAGAGCGAAATCATCGCG
The Pandoraea pulmonicola DNA segment above includes these coding regions:
- a CDS encoding MlaE family ABC transporter permease, which produces MDLDAVPTLELTTSPQGPVVMLRGLWTALALSQRKKTLLRLAHALPRGELAWDLTCVERLDHVGAQALWRFWNRKFPPRIALTPTQRALFDHLAEFDRSRQSPVSKRRVDPVSQLGYSLFSLCDHLRDGITMFGRFVIDLGRVVRHPVRAPWLEISANIYSAGTRALGITALVAFLIGIVLSYLSAQQLKLYGASTFIVNILGLSVIRELGPVLSAILVAGRSGSAITAQLGVMRVTEELDAMRVMDIPHGLRLVLPKVIALAIAMPLLVMWTNIVALLGGALAAKYELGIGLHYFFATLPNAVRIANLWIGLGKGVVFGMLIALVACHFGMRVKPNTQSLGEGTTQSVVTAITVVILADAVFAILFRNVGIG